A portion of the Carya illinoinensis cultivar Pawnee chromosome 11, C.illinoinensisPawnee_v1, whole genome shotgun sequence genome contains these proteins:
- the LOC122282269 gene encoding uncharacterized protein LOC122282269 → MDALEEKWKHFRLSEEEEESIVVDEESLAVSLRKGERSLVGKLCSDRVVNKDVIHNTMSKIWRVNKPFQFQSISSNLFVIMFEDEADMEKVKMGKPWLFDNNLFVLKPFDGLVSPNQLVLDTEAFWIQLYNLPLACMNKKIGTQIGSSIGEVLDIDVKDDGTGWGQFLNEGGDKSV, encoded by the coding sequence ATGGATGCATTGGAAGAAAAATGGAAACACTTTCGATTAtcagaggaggaagaggaaagtATAGTGGTGGATGAGGAGTCATTAGCAGTTTCTCTTAGAAAGGGTGAAAGGAGTCTGGTGGGTAAGTTGTGCTCTGATCGAGTGGTGAATAAGGATGTAATACATAATACCATGTCCAAGATATGGAGAGTGAACAAGCCATTTCAATTCCAAAGTATAAGTTCTAACTTGTTTGTCATAATGTTTGAGGATGAAGCAGATATGGAGAAGGTGAAGATGGGGAAGCCATGGTTATTTGATAATAACCTGTTTGTTTTAAAACCTTTTGATGGTTTGGTATCTCCAAACCAGCTAGTCCTTGATACTGAGGCTTTCTGGATCCAGCTTTATAATTTACCATTGGCTTGCATGAATAAAAAGATAGGCACTCAGATTGGTTCCTCCATTGGTGAAGTGTTAGACATTGATGTTAAGGATGATGGTACGGGATGGGGACAATTCTTGAATGAAGGTGGAGATAAATCTGTATAA